The following proteins are encoded in a genomic region of Mahella australiensis 50-1 BON:
- a CDS encoding ABC transporter substrate-binding protein, which translates to MYRKGISVFLAFVILAIVILGGCGADTDKADNTDAEKSEAAEENGETGEVKEFTAFFNYSLNSLTMPFDTPIGKKITELTGIKLKVEYLVGTDARQKAGVMIASGDYPDLVNPGEAAGDFVAAGAFIPLDDYIEKYGTNIKKIYRPSELALLKSQYGKTYYISGTRAGQDKLYPAAGFYVALDVLKDAGWPVIKTLPQYTDIIKSYVKENPTYNGQPTIGFVLPTEAWRASALQYGGARFLAGYPNDGPVYVDQETLEAKTIMTADFSKDWAKWLNGLWRDGLMDPETFMQNNDQYLAKLSSGRVIGFYDQRGMFQEAINALEKEGLFNRAPIGFPVVFEGVEKEYYAGPAAFATQTGIAITTKCKDPEAAFKFLDRMAAEDINKLNFWGIEGEDYTIQNGKMTKTEEQWKNYLDPDYQKKQGISQFMEFPRMEDTTDPKYGVYSDGNPVSPTKTDDYFNVKYKDYEKEVLKAYNIKTLSDFFAPQYPARYEPGWAIRTKMPADHPGKIAVEKALELALQYLPKAIMATNDNEFENIWKQYQNELGKLDLKAFEDEVTKQIKESVKYYQAE; encoded by the coding sequence ATGTATAGAAAAGGTATTAGCGTATTTCTGGCCTTTGTGATTTTGGCTATAGTGATACTTGGTGGCTGTGGTGCTGATACTGACAAGGCGGATAATACCGATGCTGAAAAATCAGAGGCGGCTGAGGAAAATGGTGAAACAGGTGAAGTAAAAGAATTTACTGCTTTCTTTAATTATAGCTTGAATTCATTGACTATGCCATTTGATACACCGATAGGTAAAAAGATCACAGAATTAACGGGTATTAAGCTAAAAGTAGAGTATTTAGTAGGTACAGATGCTAGACAAAAAGCGGGTGTTATGATAGCCTCAGGCGATTATCCCGATCTGGTTAATCCTGGAGAAGCAGCGGGGGATTTCGTCGCGGCAGGAGCATTTATACCGTTAGACGATTATATTGAAAAATATGGTACAAATATTAAGAAAATCTATCGTCCCTCTGAATTAGCACTATTAAAAAGCCAGTATGGTAAAACCTATTATATAAGCGGTACTAGAGCGGGACAAGATAAATTGTATCCTGCGGCAGGATTTTATGTTGCTCTTGATGTGCTTAAAGACGCTGGATGGCCGGTTATCAAAACCTTACCTCAGTATACGGATATTATAAAAAGTTATGTAAAAGAAAACCCGACATATAATGGGCAACCTACCATTGGTTTTGTGTTACCTACAGAGGCTTGGAGAGCTTCAGCTCTTCAATATGGTGGCGCTAGATTTTTGGCAGGTTATCCTAACGATGGGCCTGTATATGTCGATCAAGAAACACTAGAAGCCAAAACTATAATGACGGCTGACTTTAGCAAGGATTGGGCAAAATGGTTGAATGGCCTTTGGAGAGATGGCTTAATGGACCCTGAAACATTTATGCAAAACAATGATCAATATTTAGCTAAATTGAGTTCTGGCCGCGTAATTGGTTTTTACGATCAGAGAGGTATGTTCCAGGAAGCTATAAATGCTCTTGAAAAAGAAGGATTATTCAATAGGGCGCCTATAGGTTTTCCTGTGGTCTTTGAAGGGGTCGAAAAAGAATATTATGCAGGCCCTGCGGCGTTTGCGACACAAACCGGGATAGCCATTACTACTAAATGTAAAGACCCAGAAGCAGCATTTAAGTTTCTTGATAGAATGGCAGCAGAGGATATAAATAAATTAAACTTTTGGGGAATTGAGGGAGAAGATTATACTATTCAAAATGGTAAAATGACAAAGACTGAAGAACAATGGAAGAATTATCTTGATCCTGATTATCAAAAGAAACAAGGGATCTCACAGTTCATGGAATTCCCACGAATGGAGGATACGACTGATCCGAAATACGGCGTGTATTCGGATGGTAATCCTGTATCTCCTACTAAGACGGATGACTATTTTAACGTTAAATATAAGGACTATGAAAAAGAGGTATTGAAGGCATATAATATTAAAACACTCTCCGATTTCTTCGCTCCTCAATATCCTGCTAGATATGAACCTGGTTGGGCTATTAGAACGAAAATGCCGGCTGACCATCCGGGTAAGATAGCTGTTGAAAAAGCTCTGGAGTTAGCGCTTCAGTATCTGCCTAAAGCTATAATGGCCACTAATGATAATGAATTTGAGAATATATGGAAGCAGTACCAGAATGAATTGGGCAAGTTGGATCTAAAAGCGTTCGAAGATGAGGTAACAAAACAAATAAAAGAAAGTGTTAAGTATTATCAAGCTGAATAA
- a CDS encoding sensor histidine kinase gives MLHFNKLKLKQQLVILIFLIIVIMLAMQMFYYYAFDLLTKKRAVNYVNTLMNQVEDQLKVLTENIEKEANAVSYNLYIQDYIIFDNPIQRLEIYPMACNTVDYVKSLNDNINDIYIICKQDKIFTTSRDLKINVIEALDKIYDFKGQNFIKPTYTSVVKENDDLISNIAYVMPVFSIKSSAEYLKKIGVTIFFIETTFFHDIVSNLSVTKNSIFMILDSENNIIAGNNELKSGEHYEISQAEDKYGKDKVIIQTKTMNNTGWQIVSIIPTDELTADMLPLRSFGILIILIITLVLLFFTLLFGYSITSPISKLAESMSHIGEKNIEWRLHVEVNNEIGLIANDINKMLDKIEDMTRRIISDQSMLYEAELAKKQAQISALQNQITPHFLYNTLNCISGIAMANEIMEIANICAAVSRIFRYSAKEADIVYVKEEIECIKDYLNIMIIRYPYKFNIIYDIEESILDLKTFKMMLQPLVENAIYHGLEPKKGKGNLLISGRIISNDLLRFEINDDGIGINKDSLEQLKKYLDCPVDTWYAYPDDKRSIGLLNINKRIKLLWGENYGIELESGENIGTKVIVDVPVISDR, from the coding sequence ATGTTGCATTTCAATAAATTAAAACTAAAACAACAGCTTGTAATATTAATTTTCCTTATCATTGTTATTATGCTTGCTATGCAAATGTTTTATTATTATGCGTTTGACTTACTCACCAAGAAACGAGCGGTGAATTATGTTAATACATTAATGAATCAGGTAGAGGATCAGCTTAAAGTTCTTACTGAAAATATAGAGAAAGAAGCCAATGCTGTTTCCTACAATTTATATATACAGGATTATATTATATTTGACAATCCAATACAGCGATTAGAGATATATCCTATGGCTTGTAATACCGTAGACTATGTAAAGAGTTTGAATGATAACATAAATGATATATATATAATATGTAAACAAGACAAGATTTTCACGACATCCCGTGATCTTAAAATTAACGTTATAGAGGCGCTGGATAAAATATATGATTTTAAAGGACAAAACTTTATAAAACCTACATATACGTCAGTAGTTAAAGAAAACGATGATCTAATTTCTAATATTGCCTATGTAATGCCTGTTTTTTCCATAAAGTCGTCTGCTGAATATCTTAAAAAAATCGGAGTAACAATATTCTTTATAGAAACTACATTTTTTCATGATATTGTTTCTAACTTGTCGGTTACAAAAAATTCAATATTCATGATATTGGATAGTGAAAATAATATAATTGCTGGGAACAATGAATTAAAGTCAGGGGAACACTATGAAATTTCACAAGCGGAAGATAAATATGGAAAGGATAAAGTCATAATCCAAACAAAAACAATGAATAACACTGGCTGGCAAATCGTTAGTATCATACCTACAGACGAATTAACGGCAGATATGTTACCGCTAAGAAGTTTTGGTATATTAATAATCCTTATAATAACGCTTGTTTTACTATTTTTTACTTTACTATTCGGTTACAGTATAACTAGTCCCATTTCAAAGCTTGCTGAGTCTATGAGTCATATCGGAGAAAAAAATATAGAATGGAGACTACATGTTGAAGTAAACAATGAGATCGGCTTAATAGCTAATGATATTAATAAAATGCTGGATAAAATCGAAGATATGACACGAAGGATAATTTCGGATCAATCGATGCTTTATGAGGCGGAATTGGCTAAGAAACAGGCCCAGATATCAGCATTACAAAACCAGATAACGCCACATTTTCTGTATAATACTCTTAATTGTATAAGTGGAATAGCTATGGCTAATGAAATTATGGAAATTGCTAACATTTGTGCTGCTGTATCCAGAATATTTCGATACAGTGCCAAAGAAGCTGACATAGTCTATGTGAAAGAGGAGATAGAGTGCATAAAAGATTATTTAAACATTATGATAATAAGATATCCATATAAATTTAATATTATCTATGATATTGAGGAAAGCATACTAGACCTTAAAACTTTTAAAATGATGCTTCAGCCATTAGTCGAAAATGCTATTTATCACGGATTGGAACCAAAAAAAGGTAAGGGCAATTTGTTAATAAGCGGTCGGATAATCAGCAATGATCTATTGAGATTTGAAATCAATGATGATGGTATAGGGATAAACAAGGACTCACTTGAGCAATTAAAGAAATATTTAGATTGTCCCGTAGATACTTGGTATGCATATCCAGATGATAAAAGGAGTATAGGTTTATTAAATATAAATAAAAGGATAAAACTTCTGTGGGGAGAAAATTATGGTATAGAGCTTGAAAGTGGTGAAAATATTGGGACCAAGGTAATTGTGGATGTTCCCGTGATCAGTGATAGATAA
- a CDS encoding response regulator transcription factor, with protein MYRVLFVDDEPWALVGMRKIFNWDDMGYKIIGETTDSEEAYEIIYKENPDVVFTDIRMPGLSGIELIKKVRAKAMDTVFIIVSGFAEFSYAQEALREGAFDYVLKPLQSQEIYRVLEKLTVYLRKKARDKETYLAKLSDEADSVLQAIENKGFKELLEYVNKNFDKPLYLKELADKFYINFTYCSELFKKTTGKTFSEYINYLRINKAMHLLQTTSMTVEEVCMESGYKDYCYFNKVFKKYTGDTPAKYKKNKKCISVENSLYLDGF; from the coding sequence GTGTATAGAGTTTTGTTCGTAGATGATGAACCATGGGCGCTTGTGGGGATGAGAAAAATATTCAATTGGGATGATATGGGATATAAGATAATCGGTGAAACTACTGATTCTGAAGAAGCATATGAAATAATATACAAAGAAAACCCGGATGTAGTTTTTACTGATATAAGAATGCCAGGGTTGTCAGGAATAGAACTTATAAAAAAGGTAAGAGCAAAAGCTATGGATACAGTTTTTATCATTGTGAGTGGCTTTGCTGAATTTTCTTATGCACAGGAAGCCTTGCGGGAAGGAGCATTTGATTATGTCTTAAAACCTCTTCAAAGCCAGGAAATATACCGTGTTTTAGAAAAATTGACAGTGTATCTTAGGAAAAAAGCGAGAGATAAAGAGACGTATTTGGCAAAATTGTCCGACGAAGCTGATTCAGTTTTACAAGCAATAGAGAATAAAGGGTTTAAAGAGCTTTTAGAATATGTGAATAAGAATTTTGATAAACCATTATACCTAAAAGAGCTTGCTGATAAATTCTATATTAACTTTACCTATTGCTCAGAATTATTTAAGAAAACAACAGGAAAAACATTTTCGGAATATATAAATTATTTGAGGATCAATAAAGCCATGCATTTGTTGCAGACTACCTCGATGACGGTTGAGGAAGTATGTATGGAAAGTGGTTATAAGGATTATTGCTATTTCAATAAGGTTTTTAAGAAATATACTGGTGATACACCTGCAAAGTACAAAAAGAATAAAAAATGTATATCTGTTGAGAATTCTTTATATTTAGATGGTTTTTAG
- a CDS encoding SDR family NAD(P)-dependent oxidoreductase translates to MAKLLEGRTAVVTGGGKGIGAGISKALAAEGANVLFNYNSNPDMAERTAADIREAGGTAFTMYVDVAYRDQVDAMIAKTFELYGGIDILVNNAAWQPNMDIDEYTEEDYDKIMDINLGGYFRCMQAALPYLKNSQCPRIINISSVHGIRPGDFDVCYSMTKGGIKMLTREAALEFAQYGITVNEILPGGTKIEFKSGQTHPFKRKRIDRPRKYNLSFIKPGMPEDVANIVIFLASEKSHHISGASIIVDGGAILL, encoded by the coding sequence ATGGCGAAATTACTGGAAGGACGTACGGCTGTTGTCACAGGCGGGGGCAAAGGTATAGGAGCGGGTATCAGCAAGGCTTTGGCAGCTGAAGGTGCTAATGTGCTCTTCAACTATAACTCTAATCCTGATATGGCCGAAAGGACGGCCGCCGACATAAGGGAGGCGGGAGGGACGGCTTTCACGATGTATGTTGATGTGGCTTATAGAGATCAGGTTGATGCTATGATAGCTAAAACCTTTGAACTTTACGGTGGTATAGATATATTGGTAAACAATGCGGCGTGGCAGCCTAACATGGATATAGACGAGTATACCGAGGAGGATTACGATAAGATTATGGATATAAATCTCGGAGGATATTTTCGCTGTATGCAAGCTGCCTTGCCTTATCTTAAGAACAGTCAATGCCCGAGAATAATAAATATATCATCGGTGCATGGTATACGCCCGGGCGATTTTGATGTATGTTATTCCATGACAAAAGGTGGAATAAAAATGCTAACCCGGGAAGCTGCGCTGGAGTTTGCCCAATATGGCATAACGGTCAATGAGATATTGCCCGGCGGTACAAAGATTGAATTCAAGTCCGGCCAAACGCATCCTTTTAAACGCAAACGCATAGATAGACCACGAAAGTATAATTTGTCATTTATAAAGCCTGGAATGCCCGAGGATGTAGCAAATATTGTAATATTTTTAGCATCAGAAAAAAGCCATCATATATCCGGAGCCAGCATTATTGTGGATGGTGGGGCTATCCTGCTATAA
- a CDS encoding SDR family NAD(P)-dependent oxidoreductase: protein MEVNRTALITDASHPAAAAIAARLKDEGITVINNYPHRSNKGVIEKTDNNYSFDTWLLADMKMLLDMIISRTGGVDHLIHTDNAILRSKLEDMSEQDFKRAMDYNAKSAFITTKVFGEHMAQKGDGTIVYLSTLHDEKPTGCAFAYSTAKGSVKMLCKEIALFYGRKGIRANVIEADYMEEQRELLDSLLSPFNYDAETKIPLKRLVKAEDIAGVVSFLISKDAVFINGADIRLDGGHMLYYGDR from the coding sequence ATGGAAGTAAATAGGACGGCGCTCATTACCGATGCTTCTCATCCGGCTGCCGCTGCTATCGCTGCCAGATTGAAGGATGAGGGTATCACCGTTATAAATAACTATCCGCATCGAAGCAATAAAGGTGTTATAGAAAAGACCGATAACAATTATTCGTTTGATACTTGGTTATTGGCGGATATGAAAATGCTGTTGGATATGATAATATCCAGGACAGGCGGCGTGGATCACCTTATACATACGGATAATGCAATATTACGCTCGAAACTTGAGGATATGTCGGAGCAAGACTTTAAAAGAGCGATGGATTATAATGCAAAAAGTGCCTTTATCACCACCAAAGTATTCGGTGAACATATGGCGCAGAAAGGGGACGGCACTATCGTATACCTGTCAACCTTGCACGATGAAAAACCCACAGGCTGTGCCTTTGCTTACAGTACAGCCAAGGGTTCGGTAAAGATGCTGTGTAAAGAGATAGCACTGTTTTATGGACGAAAGGGCATTCGGGCCAATGTGATTGAGGCCGATTATATGGAAGAGCAGAGGGAGTTGCTGGATAGCCTTCTTTCGCCATTTAATTACGATGCCGAAACCAAGATTCCTTTAAAAAGGCTGGTAAAGGCGGAAGACATTGCAGGCGTAGTGAGCTTTTTAATTTCAAAAGATGCAGTGTTTATAAACGGGGCTGATATCCGACTGGATGGCGGCCACATGCTGTATTATGGCGACAGATAG
- a CDS encoding AGE family epimerase/isomerase — MVGEELRHFYNAMEAEARSILAFWEKYAPDPQGGFYGVVDAELKPHTDARRHIVLNARLIWTFAAACRTLGDQNYKEMAQRAYDYVLSNFIDDEFGGAFWELNSDGTVYDTTKRTYGQAFVIYGLSEYYAAFGDERALGQAVAVYRSLEEHVYDKQNKGYYEALTRDWKFEQRMQVSNINPYSSATKTMNTHLHLLEAYTALYKAWSDAGLRDKLYQQIEIMIEKIIDHNTWHFKLFFDDQWNSLSPVVSYGHDIEGSWLLWEAAEALGDDRLKERVKVVSLNMAQAVLKEGWHKNGGIINESMPEGVVDLHRVWWVQAEAVVGFLNAWQLTGEDKYLDAAKAVWEFVDKELIDHVNGGWFSFAISDQKHANRIDGWTCPYHNTRMCLELMQRLEGVQDHGSK; from the coding sequence ATGGTGGGTGAAGAATTACGGCATTTTTATAATGCCATGGAAGCTGAAGCTCGAAGCATATTGGCTTTCTGGGAGAAGTATGCTCCGGATCCGCAGGGGGGCTTTTATGGTGTAGTGGACGCGGAGCTTAAACCTCATACCGACGCTAGAAGGCATATAGTATTAAATGCACGCCTTATATGGACATTTGCGGCGGCGTGCCGTACATTAGGTGATCAAAACTATAAAGAGATGGCGCAACGCGCCTACGATTATGTGCTTTCAAACTTTATAGACGACGAATTCGGAGGCGCCTTTTGGGAGCTTAATTCTGACGGAACGGTATACGATACCACTAAACGCACATATGGCCAAGCCTTTGTCATATACGGGCTTTCGGAATATTATGCAGCTTTCGGTGATGAAAGGGCTTTGGGACAAGCTGTAGCCGTATACCGTTCTCTGGAAGAGCATGTTTACGATAAGCAGAACAAGGGTTATTATGAAGCGCTGACACGGGATTGGAAATTTGAGCAGAGAATGCAGGTCAGCAATATAAATCCGTATAGCTCAGCTACCAAGACCATGAACACGCATTTGCATCTTTTGGAGGCATATACTGCCCTTTACAAGGCATGGTCTGACGCAGGATTAAGGGATAAGCTCTACCAGCAAATAGAGATTATGATAGAAAAAATCATAGATCATAATACATGGCATTTTAAGCTTTTCTTCGATGATCAATGGAATTCTTTAAGCCCTGTAGTTTCCTACGGTCACGATATAGAAGGAAGCTGGTTGTTGTGGGAAGCAGCAGAAGCCCTTGGCGACGATAGATTAAAAGAACGGGTTAAAGTCGTGTCCCTTAATATGGCACAAGCGGTATTGAAAGAAGGATGGCATAAAAATGGAGGCATAATAAATGAATCGATGCCGGAAGGCGTTGTAGATCTGCATCGCGTATGGTGGGTACAGGCCGAAGCTGTGGTCGGTTTTTTGAACGCGTGGCAGTTGACTGGAGAAGATAAATATCTCGACGCAGCAAAAGCAGTATGGGAGTTCGTGGATAAAGAGCTTATAGATCATGTGAACGGCGGATGGTTTTCCTTTGCGATTTCAGATCAAAAGCATGCCAATCGTATAGACGGATGGACATGTCCTTATCATAATACAAGAATGTGCCTTGAATTGATGCAACGGCTGGAGGGCGTGCAAGATCATGGAAGTAAATAG
- a CDS encoding RraA family protein, translating into MKFDYYDDIVQITPLWKGERFADGRPKVPDDILRRMRKITLEEAWGPLWGKGYRYQFEGDFKVINEDKVLVGRAVTAVMVPYRPDLHETLLNYGYEQEGRRGFFNQWVIDSLVEDDVVVVDLFDKIYQGTFVGGNLSTAIAARTKRGGSVIWGGVRDVEQIMGIDSIKTYYRGNDPTGIGDVTLVGFNGPCRIGKAICLPGDVVLGTHSGVLFIPPHLAEECVVGAEKSHIRDVWGFIRLAEKRYTTAQIDAPWTVSMWEDFIDWFAKDPQAEEYRHLTWDEELREAKERQDKESRGEIRL; encoded by the coding sequence ATGAAATTCGATTATTATGATGATATAGTGCAGATAACACCGCTGTGGAAAGGCGAGAGGTTTGCTGATGGCAGGCCCAAAGTGCCCGATGACATACTGCGCCGGATGCGAAAGATAACGCTGGAGGAAGCATGGGGTCCGTTGTGGGGTAAAGGATATCGCTATCAATTTGAAGGCGATTTTAAGGTGATAAATGAGGATAAGGTTCTGGTAGGAAGAGCGGTAACGGCTGTTATGGTGCCCTACCGTCCTGACTTACATGAAACTTTATTGAATTACGGTTACGAACAAGAAGGCCGTCGGGGTTTCTTCAATCAATGGGTAATCGATTCATTGGTGGAAGATGATGTAGTAGTAGTAGATCTATTCGATAAGATATATCAGGGGACATTTGTAGGCGGTAACCTCTCCACAGCGATAGCAGCCAGGACGAAACGCGGAGGTTCGGTTATATGGGGCGGGGTGCGCGATGTGGAACAGATAATGGGCATCGATTCCATAAAAACGTATTATCGAGGCAATGATCCTACAGGTATAGGTGACGTAACGCTGGTCGGATTCAACGGCCCATGCCGTATAGGCAAGGCTATATGCTTGCCGGGGGATGTGGTGCTGGGTACGCATTCGGGCGTGCTGTTTATACCGCCGCATTTAGCTGAAGAATGTGTAGTAGGAGCTGAAAAATCCCATATAAGAGATGTATGGGGATTTATAAGGTTAGCGGAGAAACGCTATACTACGGCTCAGATCGATGCTCCATGGACAGTGTCCATGTGGGAGGACTTTATAGATTGGTTTGCCAAAGACCCTCAGGCTGAAGAGTATAGGCATCTTACGTGGGATGAGGAACTGCGGGAGGCTAAAGAAAGACAGGACAAAGAGTCCAGAGGCGAGATAAGATTATAA
- a CDS encoding mandelate racemase/muconate lactonizing enzyme family protein, whose translation MDYSQALEHVNTYSKPSDLKITDMRFVDVAGAPMHCTLMKIYTNQGLVGYGEVRDGASKTYALMLKSRLLDENPCEVDKLFRRIKQFGGVSRQAGGVCGIEVALWDLAGKAYGVPVYQMLGGKFRDKIRIYCDTDISGRDTGTAMGHALKKRMERGFTFLKMDLGLNQIIHEPGTISAPLGFLEEMKARADAMSKASCKEEFRYCRNRWYDILNVAHPFTGIHITEKGFDMLEQYVSEVRSIIGYEVPLAIDHVGHICVEDCIKLARRLEKYNLAWLEDLIPWQLTEQYVRLSRATAVPICTGEDIYLKEGFKPLLETNALSVIHPDILSSGGILENKKIGDMAQEHGIAMAVHMAESPIACMAAVHSVAATENFLALEYHSADVPWWDDMVNGLPKPIVDKGYIKVLDAPGLGIESLNDEVLAEHVHPDFPGLWESTEQWDDEWSYDRLWS comes from the coding sequence GTGGATTATAGTCAAGCATTAGAACACGTGAACACATATTCTAAGCCGTCCGATCTGAAGATCACCGATATGAGGTTTGTAGACGTGGCAGGAGCGCCTATGCACTGCACCCTCATGAAAATTTACACCAATCAAGGGCTGGTAGGATATGGAGAGGTACGCGACGGGGCCAGCAAGACATATGCTCTTATGCTGAAGAGCAGGCTATTGGATGAAAACCCATGTGAGGTGGACAAACTATTCCGACGTATAAAGCAATTCGGGGGGGTGTCACGCCAGGCCGGCGGCGTATGTGGCATTGAGGTAGCGCTTTGGGATTTGGCCGGCAAAGCATACGGCGTACCTGTTTATCAAATGTTGGGCGGTAAATTCCGCGACAAGATACGGATATACTGCGATACTGACATAAGCGGTCGTGATACGGGTACTGCTATGGGCCATGCATTGAAGAAGCGTATGGAGAGAGGATTTACATTTCTTAAGATGGATTTAGGACTCAATCAGATCATACATGAACCCGGTACAATATCAGCTCCCTTAGGCTTTTTAGAAGAAATGAAGGCTAGAGCCGATGCCATGTCAAAAGCTTCATGCAAGGAAGAATTTAGATATTGCAGAAACCGCTGGTATGATATACTGAATGTAGCGCATCCTTTTACCGGCATACATATAACCGAGAAGGGTTTCGATATGCTGGAACAATACGTTAGCGAGGTGCGTTCGATCATAGGATATGAAGTGCCTCTGGCCATCGATCATGTGGGGCATATATGCGTGGAAGACTGCATAAAATTAGCTCGCAGACTGGAGAAATATAATCTTGCATGGTTGGAAGATCTTATACCGTGGCAGTTGACCGAACAATATGTGAGGCTTTCCAGAGCCACTGCTGTGCCTATATGCACCGGCGAGGATATATACCTCAAAGAAGGTTTTAAACCGCTTTTAGAAACCAATGCCCTATCGGTTATACATCCCGATATATTATCATCGGGCGGTATTTTAGAAAACAAGAAGATAGGTGATATGGCTCAGGAACACGGCATAGCCATGGCTGTACATATGGCTGAAAGCCCCATAGCGTGTATGGCGGCCGTTCACAGCGTCGCCGCCACCGAGAACTTCCTGGCACTGGAATACCACTCGGCTGATGTTCCGTGGTGGGATGATATGGTCAACGGTTTACCCAAGCCGATAGTGGACAAAGGATATATAAAGGTACTTGATGCTCCGGGGCTGGGTATAGAATCCCTTAACGACGAGGTACTGGCCGAACATGTCCATCCGGATTTTCCCGGCTTATGGGAATCTACGGAGCAATGGGACGACGAATGGTCTTATGATAGACTGTGGAGTTAG
- a CDS encoding carbohydrate ABC transporter permease encodes MTKKMRISTAGLLLLYAFLIIVLIIALFPIVYAIFGSFKPNAEFVAGGSRLLPKEWRFENFKEAWELANFARYTWNSIFVTAISVVGILFLNSMAGYVFDRADFPGKKLLLGSFLATMFISTGSITLYPILQVTKLIGANKSLWGLIIVYVFGVNVTNVYLFMGYVRSLPKELDEAATIDGCGFFGIYWRIIIPLSKPILATIALLTFKATWNDYMMPLVFTMSNEKIRTLTVGVVALQNTKDGAAAWNIMLAGTTISLIPIILVYIFTNQYFISGITAGAIKA; translated from the coding sequence ATGACGAAAAAAATGAGGATCAGCACCGCGGGTTTATTACTGCTCTATGCATTTTTGATTATAGTACTTATAATTGCTTTATTTCCAATAGTGTACGCTATCTTCGGTTCTTTTAAGCCAAATGCGGAATTTGTTGCTGGCGGCAGCAGGTTGCTTCCTAAAGAGTGGCGTTTTGAAAATTTTAAAGAAGCTTGGGAATTGGCTAATTTTGCCCGGTATACGTGGAACAGTATATTTGTTACTGCTATATCCGTTGTGGGCATCCTCTTCCTGAACTCTATGGCGGGATATGTGTTTGATAGAGCGGATTTTCCAGGCAAAAAATTATTGCTTGGAAGTTTTTTGGCAACGATGTTTATATCTACGGGCAGTATTACGTTATACCCGATTTTGCAAGTAACAAAACTTATCGGTGCTAATAAAAGTTTATGGGGCCTGATAATCGTTTATGTTTTTGGAGTCAACGTGACAAACGTATATCTGTTCATGGGATATGTTAGGAGCTTGCCGAAAGAACTGGATGAAGCTGCTACTATAGACGGCTGCGGCTTTTTCGGTATATATTGGAGGATAATAATTCCCCTGTCAAAGCCTATTTTGGCCACAATAGCGCTCCTTACATTCAAAGCCACGTGGAACGATTACATGATGCCTTTGGTATTTACGATGTCTAACGAGAAGATAAGGACATTGACAGTTGGCGTGGTAGCGTTGCAAAATACCAAGGATGGTGCTGCGGCATGGAATATAATGCTGGCGGGTACTACAATATCGCTTATTCCGATTATATTAGTATATATATTTACAAATCAATATTTTATATCAGGCATAACAGCAGGTGCTATAAAAGCATGA